One window of Botrimarina mediterranea genomic DNA carries:
- a CDS encoding DUF2617 family protein, whose amino-acid sequence MLSVRPKIAELVMQLYGRALHPELFEVFAQKRLERGKVAPPPRSIAASDGVAPAGVSGEIDPEADGYEAIVAITSAGHVVHWRHRGLTLTEVCASSHQPLPQRRRLMSHRVEGERSDRVECRGGIVYETSLALETASSEALYAYQHEFDLMNLQGGALPLGEGGDSNGLLHRFEASGRAGLSMGALSFVDIQSRDRSLRVRALHTFPDDCAIVKTESVFRLPG is encoded by the coding sequence GTGCTGTCAGTCCGTCCAAAGATCGCCGAGCTCGTGATGCAGCTCTACGGCCGAGCGCTCCACCCGGAGCTGTTCGAGGTCTTTGCGCAGAAGCGGCTGGAACGCGGCAAGGTGGCGCCGCCGCCGCGATCGATCGCCGCCAGCGACGGGGTAGCCCCTGCTGGCGTGAGTGGCGAAATCGACCCCGAGGCCGACGGCTACGAGGCGATCGTCGCCATCACCAGCGCCGGGCATGTCGTCCACTGGCGTCACCGTGGCCTGACGCTGACCGAGGTGTGCGCGTCGTCACACCAGCCGCTGCCACAGCGTCGGCGGTTGATGTCGCACCGCGTGGAAGGCGAGCGGAGTGACCGCGTCGAGTGCCGGGGCGGCATCGTCTACGAGACCTCGCTGGCGCTCGAGACGGCGTCTTCGGAGGCGTTGTACGCCTACCAGCACGAGTTCGACCTGATGAACCTCCAGGGGGGCGCGCTCCCCTTGGGCGAAGGGGGCGATAGCAATGGCCTCCTGCACCGCTTCGAAGCCAGCGGCCGAGCCGGCCTCTCGATGGGCGCCCTCAGCTTCGTCGATATCCAGTCCCGTGACCGCTCGTTACGGGTCCGGGCGTTGCACACCTTCCCTGACGACTGCGCGATCGTGAAGACCGAAAGCGTTTTCCGGCTGCCGGGGTAA
- a CDS encoding endonuclease III domain-containing protein has product MSTIRLAYRLLHDAYGPQGWWPAATRSGVADAWEIAVGAVLVQHTSWKNVVRAIANLESAGAMSFTAIDAIEPEALAQIIRSAGPPNVKAKRLKAFARFLVESHGGSMDALLDGVVDRKIALERRSQLLGVHGVGPETADAILLYAGGAPLFVVDAYKRRVMRRHGWGDSTAKYDEVAAFWRKRLPNDVKTYAETHALLVRVGIEHCHASRAKCEGCPLQALLPNSGPLE; this is encoded by the coding sequence GTGTCCACGATCCGACTCGCATACCGCTTGCTCCACGACGCCTACGGCCCGCAAGGCTGGTGGCCTGCGGCGACTCGCTCCGGTGTTGCTGACGCGTGGGAGATCGCGGTCGGCGCGGTGCTGGTGCAGCACACTTCGTGGAAGAACGTCGTGCGGGCGATCGCGAATCTTGAATCAGCCGGCGCCATGTCGTTCACGGCGATTGACGCGATCGAACCTGAAGCGCTCGCGCAGATCATCCGCTCCGCCGGCCCGCCGAATGTCAAAGCGAAGCGGCTCAAGGCGTTTGCTAGGTTCCTCGTCGAATCGCACGGCGGTTCGATGGACGCGTTGCTCGATGGCGTGGTTGATCGCAAGATCGCCCTCGAACGCCGCTCGCAGCTGCTGGGCGTTCACGGCGTCGGGCCCGAGACGGCCGACGCGATCCTGCTCTACGCCGGCGGCGCGCCGCTCTTCGTCGTGGACGCCTACAAGCGCCGCGTCATGCGCCGGCATGGTTGGGGCGACTCGACGGCGAAGTACGACGAGGTCGCCGCCTTCTGGCGCAAGCGATTGCCGAACGACGTCAAAACTTACGCCGAGACGCACGCGCTGCTGGTGCGTGTCGGCATCGAGCATTGCCATGCTTCGAGAGCGAAGTGCGAGGGTTGCCCGCTGCAAGCACTGCTGCCAAACAGCGGGCCGCTCGAATAG
- a CDS encoding LysM peptidoglycan-binding domain-containing protein, with the protein MSTIRPLATIAVLAVLGVFLARKINEGPPPVAFNSEWNGAEITSEEPPAWDGGASGSTPDTTLAARTAPSWADSAPAAVETKPEAAASGFPAMPAMPSGDTPATTPPQPTLPTSNSQPTANHQALALPASIPTAQYGKDATTVTSPTINGRVPSMQAVQDSATRPEPSQVAEAPESPFPTTETLSSAPTPPEATLTEATASPTTRPTATVPPAAPGFAAAWQAVEMALERDELTRAHRMLSQWRAEPGLSAEEYAKVEDLLSQLAGSVVYSNEHRLEPAYVVQPGETLATIAEDYDVPWQLLAKINGLETVDAVQPGQQLKVIRGPFNAEVDLARGEVVLLLDDRYAGRFPVQVEGQAPTSGEWRVGQKRLDAPNQPVVGEGQKVVLENPTGEQVELSAGPTPPLGARGRLTIASNDMADLYDILSVGSAVTVRR; encoded by the coding sequence ATGAGCACGATCCGCCCCCTCGCTACGATCGCCGTGCTAGCCGTGCTCGGCGTGTTTCTGGCGCGCAAGATCAACGAAGGCCCACCCCCCGTTGCGTTCAACAGCGAGTGGAACGGCGCCGAGATCACGAGCGAAGAGCCGCCCGCCTGGGACGGAGGTGCTTCCGGCTCGACACCCGACACGACGCTCGCTGCGCGGACGGCGCCGAGTTGGGCCGATTCGGCCCCAGCCGCGGTGGAGACCAAACCAGAAGCCGCCGCGTCTGGGTTCCCCGCGATGCCCGCGATGCCTAGCGGCGATACGCCTGCGACAACGCCGCCGCAGCCGACGCTTCCGACGTCGAACAGCCAACCCACGGCTAACCACCAAGCGTTAGCCCTCCCGGCGTCGATCCCCACAGCCCAATACGGCAAGGACGCAACGACCGTCACATCGCCCACCATCAACGGCCGCGTCCCATCGATGCAGGCCGTGCAGGACAGCGCGACCAGGCCTGAGCCATCGCAAGTTGCCGAAGCTCCCGAGTCACCGTTCCCGACGACGGAGACTTTGTCGTCCGCACCGACTCCACCGGAAGCAACTCTGACAGAAGCAACCGCGTCCCCAACGACGCGACCGACAGCGACGGTTCCCCCCGCCGCGCCCGGCTTCGCCGCCGCGTGGCAGGCGGTCGAGATGGCGCTAGAGCGCGACGAGCTGACCCGCGCGCACCGGATGCTCTCGCAGTGGCGCGCCGAGCCGGGTCTCTCTGCCGAAGAGTACGCCAAGGTTGAGGACCTCTTGAGCCAGCTCGCGGGGTCGGTTGTCTACTCGAACGAGCACCGGCTTGAGCCTGCTTATGTCGTCCAGCCGGGCGAGACGCTCGCGACGATCGCCGAGGATTACGACGTCCCTTGGCAACTCTTGGCGAAGATCAACGGTTTAGAGACCGTTGACGCCGTCCAGCCGGGCCAGCAACTCAAAGTGATCCGTGGCCCCTTCAATGCCGAGGTGGACCTCGCGCGGGGTGAAGTCGTGCTGCTGCTCGACGACCGCTACGCCGGTCGCTTCCCGGTCCAGGTCGAAGGCCAGGCGCCGACCAGCGGCGAGTGGCGCGTCGGCCAGAAGCGCCTCGACGCCCCCAATCAGCCCGTGGTTGGTGAGGGCCAGAAAGTCGTCCTCGAGAACCCGACGGGCGAGCAGGTCGAGCTCAGCGCCGGCCCGACGCCGCCGCTGGGCGCTCGTGGCCGCCTGACGATCGCCTCCAACGACATGGCCGACCTCTACGACATCCTGTCGGTGGGTTCGGCGGTGACCGTAAGAAGGTGA
- the pyrE gene encoding orotate phosphoribosyltransferase, with protein sequence MYDRDALAKLIKNAALEFGDFTLASGKKASYYLDCRRVTLDARGARLIGEGMIDLIGEMRLKMGQGPKLVGGMAIGADPITAAILTTAGIKGYSLRGVMVRKEPKEHGKGKQVEGPYSSGESLVIVEDVVTTGASSLKAIELCEAEGLKVERVLAIVDRLEGGREAFKAAGYELTTLFTVEDLGVRR encoded by the coding sequence ATGTACGACCGCGACGCGCTCGCCAAGCTGATCAAGAACGCCGCCCTCGAGTTCGGCGACTTCACGCTCGCCTCGGGCAAGAAGGCGTCCTACTACCTCGACTGCCGTCGCGTGACGCTCGACGCCCGGGGCGCTCGACTCATCGGCGAGGGGATGATCGACCTCATCGGCGAGATGCGTTTGAAGATGGGTCAAGGACCCAAGCTCGTGGGCGGCATGGCCATCGGCGCCGACCCGATCACCGCCGCGATCCTCACCACCGCCGGCATCAAAGGCTACTCGCTCCGCGGCGTCATGGTCCGCAAAGAACCGAAGGAGCACGGCAAAGGGAAGCAGGTCGAAGGCCCTTATAGCTCGGGCGAATCGCTCGTCATCGTCGAAGACGTCGTGACAACCGGCGCGTCGAGCCTCAAGGCCATCGAGCTGTGCGAAGCCGAGGGGCTCAAGGTCGAGCGCGTGCTGGCGATCGTCGATCGCCTCGAAGGCGGCCGCGAGGCGTTTAAGGCCGCGGGCTACGAACTGACGACGCTGTTCACGGTTGAGGACCTTGGGGTGAGGCGTTAG
- a CDS encoding beta-ketoacyl-ACP synthase III: MSDVLQHLQRGPLFQLTGVRIAGTGSCVPDLVVTNEDLGRLGCDPEWISQRTGIHERRHAPPGLSTSHLAAGAARQAIAAAEIDPADIDLILLATFTPDRLLPQTATAVQQQLGLKCPAMDLVAACAGFMYALITGAQFVATGSMRNVLVIGADTNTRVLNPDDKKTFPLFGDGAGAVILTRGSSEQGLLAATLGADGGGTDLLTRRVGGVERPFSLDCPAEPGVEGGIPWLMEMDGRPVFKWAVRLLEDTFEHVLTAAGRDKEAVKLWLLHQANARILDAATDSMGVPRERVVKHLDRYGNTSAGSIPIALDESVRAGLVKSGDELMMCGFGAGLSWGTALWKW; the protein is encoded by the coding sequence ATGTCCGACGTTCTGCAACACCTTCAACGCGGCCCCCTGTTCCAGCTCACGGGTGTCCGCATCGCCGGGACGGGGAGCTGCGTGCCCGACTTGGTTGTCACGAACGAAGACCTAGGGCGCCTCGGCTGCGACCCCGAGTGGATTTCGCAGCGGACCGGCATCCACGAGCGCCGCCACGCCCCGCCGGGGCTCTCGACCAGCCACCTCGCCGCCGGCGCCGCACGGCAAGCGATCGCCGCGGCGGAAATCGATCCGGCCGACATCGACCTGATCCTCCTGGCGACGTTTACACCCGATCGGTTGTTGCCACAGACCGCCACCGCGGTGCAGCAGCAGCTCGGCCTCAAGTGCCCCGCGATGGACCTTGTAGCGGCTTGTGCGGGGTTCATGTACGCCCTGATCACCGGCGCGCAGTTCGTCGCGACGGGGTCGATGCGGAACGTGTTGGTGATCGGCGCCGACACCAACACGCGCGTCCTCAATCCCGACGACAAGAAGACCTTCCCGCTCTTCGGGGACGGCGCCGGCGCGGTGATCCTGACGCGTGGTAGTTCTGAGCAGGGCCTGCTCGCCGCGACGCTCGGCGCCGATGGCGGCGGGACCGACCTGCTGACGCGGCGCGTCGGCGGCGTCGAACGGCCCTTCTCGCTCGACTGCCCGGCGGAGCCTGGTGTTGAGGGGGGCATCCCGTGGCTGATGGAGATGGACGGCCGGCCCGTTTTCAAATGGGCCGTGCGTCTGCTTGAGGACACCTTCGAACACGTCCTCACCGCCGCGGGCCGCGACAAAGAAGCGGTCAAGCTCTGGCTCTTGCATCAAGCGAACGCCCGCATCCTCGACGCGGCGACCGACTCGATGGGCGTGCCGCGCGAGCGCGTCGTCAAACACCTCGACCGCTACGGCAACACGTCGGCGGGATCGATCCCGATCGCCCTCGACGAATCGGTTCGTGCGGGCCTCGTCAAGTCAGGCGATGAGTTGATGATGTGCGGCTTCGGCGCCGGCCTCTCCTGGGGCACGGCACTTTGGAAGTGGTGA